Proteins encoded within one genomic window of Humulus lupulus chromosome 1, drHumLupu1.1, whole genome shotgun sequence:
- the LOC133828537 gene encoding uncharacterized protein LOC133828537, protein MDYAIRKDEPAAIIAISTAVKIALCEKWERSNRLSIMFIMSKILMGMRGLVEQPEKIKDLTKLIDELFDTSDKPLYNNLIHQFSSTKLMGVKEVREHISKMRDIYAQLKKINVVILETFLVHYILNNLPPQYEPFNISYNTHKDKWNLKLDRDYQLQ, encoded by the exons atggactacgcaataaggaaggatGAACCTGCTGCCATCATTGCGATTAGCACTGCTGTTAAGATCGCACTATGTGAAAAATGGGAGCGATCCAATCGTCTCAGCATCATGTTCATTATGTCCAAGATCCTTATGGGAATGCGTGGATTggtggagcaacctgagaaaaTCAAAGACTTGACCAAACTGATCGATGAGCTGTTCGACACTTcagacaaaccactttacaacaacctcatccaccagttctcatcaACAAAGCTCATGGGTGTCAAAGAAGTTAGAGAACATAtctcaaagatgagggacatttaTGCTCAACTGAAGAAGATCAATGTAGTCATTCTTGAAACTTTCCTAGTTCACTACATCCTTAacaatcttccacctcaatacgAGCCTTTCAAcatttcctacaacacacataaggacaaatgga atctaaagctagatcgagatTATCAATTGCAATAG